One window of Prochlorococcus marinus XMU1405 genomic DNA carries:
- the pgeF gene encoding peptidoglycan editing factor PgeF — MPYKEIAFSKAEIFIQNKKFEYYSSPILSQNNFKHAFFTKSSSEKFLQLLGNYFNKNYINCVPKQIHSNVIIFGSHSEEGIKSDADGLVGNKCNQNLWVYTADCMPIFFADKGTKNVATLHCGRKGLEKKIIKNMVKIFDNFGTSRDDLLVAIGPAISKEHYLVDKMTLREFYRKVENKDITVNLTKTENILCFSDSNPFKEQNLNQLDLKKSAYRQLLNENIPNTNIDISNLCTYKFKNEFNSWRRNKTISRQWNFICSKR, encoded by the coding sequence ATTCCTTACAAAGAAATAGCTTTCTCAAAAGCTGAAATTTTTATTCAAAACAAAAAATTTGAGTATTACTCATCACCTATCCTTAGTCAAAATAATTTCAAACATGCATTTTTTACGAAGTCAAGCTCTGAGAAATTTCTTCAATTATTAGGGAATTACTTTAATAAAAATTATATAAATTGTGTTCCCAAGCAAATTCACAGTAACGTGATTATTTTTGGATCTCATTCTGAAGAAGGGATTAAGAGTGATGCAGATGGTCTTGTTGGTAATAAATGCAATCAAAACTTATGGGTTTACACAGCTGATTGTATGCCAATATTTTTTGCAGATAAAGGGACAAAAAATGTAGCGACCTTGCATTGTGGAAGAAAAGGTTTAGAAAAAAAAATAATAAAAAATATGGTTAAAATTTTCGATAACTTTGGGACATCTAGAGATGATTTACTTGTTGCAATAGGTCCAGCGATTTCTAAGGAACATTATCTAGTTGATAAAATGACACTAAGAGAATTTTATAGAAAAGTCGAAAACAAAGACATAACTGTCAATTTGACTAAAACTGAAAATATTCTTTGTTTTAGTGATTCAAATCCTTTTAAAGAGCAAAACTTAAATCAACTTGATCTCAAAAAATCTGCCTATAGACAACTTTTAAATGAGAATATTCCTAATACAAATATAGACATCTCAAATTTATGCACATACAAATTCAAAAATGAATTTAATTCCTGGAGAAGGAACAAAACAATCTCAAGACAATGGAATTTTATTTGTTCAAAGAGATAG
- a CDS encoding Tab2 family RNA-binding protein: protein MNINKKMESSLKLKISDWELDFYSRPIIELNGKKRWELIICSTRSYKTEDIFLWNKKCPANEVNSVWLTKSLNEAISEAKKLGWEKPSIVRFWRSSMKSIIKKSLEAVSIEALVSRRTYDLLDRIEFLEKEIYPKEKGYVKGVLAPTFTSKIESSPTPLPEAVRGDALTISEISIGELKSAENWPMEFGNIFPIQKDLDDNYLVPGLRLFSKDRSLALSAWFSCLEPVKLVISKNQLILEASEDDKWLVTDLPEKDAKILSTKFLENKKNSFGYQFIAIQSTPYIEKFAGFWILRDIELIS from the coding sequence ATGAACATCAATAAAAAAATGGAGTCAAGTCTTAAGTTAAAGATTTCAGATTGGGAATTAGACTTTTACTCAAGACCAATTATTGAATTAAATGGAAAAAAAAGGTGGGAGTTAATTATTTGTTCTACAAGAAGTTATAAGACAGAAGATATTTTTCTTTGGAATAAAAAATGCCCTGCCAATGAAGTCAATTCAGTATGGCTTACAAAGTCACTAAATGAAGCAATAAGTGAAGCAAAAAAACTAGGGTGGGAGAAACCTTCGATAGTTCGGTTCTGGAGGTCGTCAATGAAATCGATCATTAAGAAATCTTTGGAGGCCGTAAGTATTGAGGCTCTCGTAAGTAGGAGAACTTATGATTTATTAGATAGAATCGAATTTCTTGAAAAAGAGATTTATCCCAAGGAAAAAGGTTATGTAAAAGGTGTATTAGCTCCAACTTTTACTTCTAAAATTGAAAGCTCTCCTACACCTCTACCAGAAGCAGTAAGGGGTGATGCTTTAACTATCTCTGAAATATCAATTGGCGAATTAAAATCAGCAGAAAATTGGCCTATGGAATTTGGAAATATTTTCCCAATTCAGAAAGATTTAGATGATAATTACTTAGTTCCAGGATTAAGACTTTTTAGCAAAGATAGATCTTTAGCACTTTCTGCATGGTTCAGTTGTTTAGAACCTGTTAAATTAGTCATTAGTAAGAACCAACTCATACTTGAAGCTTCAGAAGACGATAAGTGGCTGGTAACTGATTTGCCAGAGAAAGATGCAAAAATTTTGAGTACAAAGTTTTTAGAGAATAAAAAAAATTCTTTTGGTTATCAATTTATTGCCATACAGTCAACGCCATACATCGAAAAATTTGCAGGATTCTGGATCTTGAGAGATATTGAATTAATTTCATAA
- a CDS encoding S1 RNA-binding domain-containing protein, whose amino-acid sequence MGVSNKNAQNNIQPKGNKKDFKKPLQVLHISKKDIQKKSQDIQNEHPNSQEEIRKENIAIKPQITKDDSVKENEDNNENTKTFDISQQDLNRPLNFSEQITDFQLERTVDEFDFDESAFLEALNANEPIGATGETITGKVIAIESDGLYIDIGGKAPGYMPKKECGLGVITNFKEKFSIGLEMEVLVIKEQNADGMVTVSARALILRQSWEKVSSFAKNGELINVLINGFNRGGLTCDVDGLRGFIPRSQLEDGQDYQSIVGKTLKVAFLEVNPESRKLVLSEKKASLVSKLTSLKLGQLIEGEVLAVKPYGFFIELGGASGLLHQSSLTNGSIRSLREVFREGEIIKALISEIDLEKGRIGLNTALLENSAGELIIDKQKVMQEATERALKTKALFDKKEQDK is encoded by the coding sequence ATGGGAGTCAGTAATAAAAATGCCCAAAATAATATCCAACCAAAGGGCAATAAAAAAGATTTTAAAAAACCTCTTCAGGTACTTCACATAAGCAAGAAAGATATTCAAAAAAAATCTCAAGATATACAAAATGAGCATCCCAACTCTCAAGAAGAGATTAGAAAAGAAAATATTGCAATCAAACCTCAAATAACTAAAGATGACTCAGTAAAAGAAAATGAGGACAATAATGAAAACACTAAAACATTTGATATTTCTCAACAAGACTTAAATAGACCGCTTAATTTTTCTGAGCAAATCACAGATTTTCAATTAGAAAGAACAGTTGATGAATTTGATTTTGATGAAAGTGCTTTTTTGGAGGCTTTAAATGCAAATGAGCCAATTGGGGCTACAGGAGAGACAATTACAGGAAAGGTTATAGCAATCGAAAGTGATGGATTATATATTGACATTGGTGGGAAAGCACCTGGTTATATGCCCAAAAAAGAATGTGGGCTAGGCGTCATAACTAACTTTAAAGAGAAGTTTTCTATAGGCCTTGAAATGGAAGTTTTGGTTATCAAAGAACAAAATGCTGATGGGATGGTAACGGTGAGCGCTCGGGCACTAATTCTCAGGCAAAGTTGGGAGAAAGTATCAAGTTTCGCAAAAAATGGAGAATTAATTAACGTTTTAATTAATGGATTTAATAGAGGTGGGCTTACTTGCGATGTAGATGGATTAAGAGGATTTATCCCAAGATCCCAACTTGAAGATGGTCAAGATTATCAATCTATTGTTGGCAAAACTCTAAAAGTAGCTTTTCTTGAGGTGAATCCAGAATCCAGAAAATTAGTTCTCTCTGAAAAGAAAGCATCATTAGTCTCTAAACTTACAAGTCTAAAATTAGGACAATTAATTGAAGGAGAAGTTTTAGCTGTAAAACCATATGGCTTCTTTATAGAATTAGGTGGAGCTAGTGGGCTTCTTCATCAATCCTCACTAACAAATGGATCGATTCGTTCTTTAAGAGAAGTTTTTAGAGAAGGGGAAATCATTAAAGCATTAATATCTGAAATTGACCTCGAAAAAGGGCGCATTGGTCTCAATACAGCACTCCTTGAAAACTCTGCGGGAGAATTAATTATTGATAAGCAAAAAGTTATGCAAGAAGCCACAGAGAGAGCACTAAAAACTAAAGCACTCTTCGATAAAAAAGAACAAGATAAATGA
- a CDS encoding creatininase family protein — protein MNFKPIPNKFEYLNWQEIESVAKDKRSTVIWPFGAVEQHGPHLPLATDSIFVDEIISEVFKLLSPKVPLKKLPTQYIGFSPEHRGFAGTISLSSDLITSMIKEVGGQLSEMGFKRLILINGHGGQISLLNTAARELRSFAPGMAVFPCFLWSGVNGLSELLTKTEIEDGLHASLAETSLMLALKPELVGDERPNEGYKLEIPEGWSLEGNAPTAWLTDDFSKSGVIGDSRGANESLGKNLKELLINHWFKLIMNLMQSDWPNNS, from the coding sequence ATGAACTTTAAACCAATACCTAATAAATTTGAATATTTAAATTGGCAAGAGATTGAAAGTGTTGCAAAAGATAAAAGATCAACAGTGATTTGGCCATTCGGCGCTGTTGAGCAACATGGGCCGCACTTGCCCCTTGCTACAGATAGTATTTTTGTTGATGAAATCATTAGCGAAGTTTTTAAATTATTATCTCCTAAAGTTCCATTAAAAAAACTTCCAACTCAATACATTGGGTTTTCACCAGAACATAGGGGTTTTGCTGGGACAATTTCACTTTCCTCAGATTTAATAACCTCAATGATTAAGGAAGTGGGAGGTCAATTATCTGAAATGGGTTTTAAAAGATTGATATTGATTAATGGACATGGAGGTCAAATCTCACTACTAAATACAGCGGCAAGAGAACTGAGGAGTTTCGCTCCTGGGATGGCAGTTTTTCCTTGTTTCTTATGGAGTGGTGTTAATGGATTAAGTGAATTGTTAACAAAAACTGAGATCGAGGATGGGCTTCATGCCTCTTTAGCTGAAACAAGTTTGATGCTGGCTTTGAAACCAGAATTAGTAGGTGATGAACGCCCAAATGAGGGTTATAAATTAGAGATCCCTGAAGGTTGGAGTCTAGAGGGCAATGCGCCTACTGCTTGGCTTACTGACGACTTCAGTAAATCAGGTGTTATTGGCGATAGTAGAGGAGCAAATGAGTCTTTAGGAAAAAATTTAAAGGAATTATTGATTAATCATTGGTTCAAATTGATTATGAATCTGATGCAATCAGATTGGCCAAACAATTCTTAA
- a CDS encoding aldehyde oxygenase (deformylating) — protein sequence MQTLESNKKTVEESTNPISLDLPDFTTDSYKDAYSRINAIVIEGEQEAHDNYISIATLIPNELEELTKLARMEMKHKKGFTACGRNLGVVADMEFAKKFFSKLHGNFQVALEKGNLTTCLLIQAILIEAFAISAYNVYIRVADPFAKKITEGVVKDEYLHLNYGQEWLKENLSTCKEELMEANKVNLPLIKKMLDEVADDASVLAMDREELMEEFMIAYQDTLMEIGLDNREIARMAMAAIV from the coding sequence ATGCAAACTCTAGAATCAAATAAAAAAACTGTTGAAGAATCGACTAACCCGATTTCTTTAGATTTACCCGACTTCACTACAGATTCTTATAAGGATGCATACAGCAGAATAAATGCAATTGTTATAGAGGGAGAGCAAGAGGCTCATGATAATTACATTTCAATAGCAACTTTAATTCCAAATGAGTTAGAGGAGTTAACTAAATTGGCGAGAATGGAAATGAAGCATAAAAAAGGCTTTACTGCATGTGGAAGAAATTTAGGTGTAGTAGCTGATATGGAATTTGCTAAAAAATTCTTTTCTAAATTACATGGTAATTTTCAAGTTGCTCTTGAAAAAGGAAATTTAACAACATGTCTTTTAATACAAGCCATCTTAATTGAAGCATTTGCTATTTCTGCTTATAACGTCTACATAAGAGTTGCTGATCCTTTTGCAAAAAAAATAACAGAGGGAGTGGTTAAAGATGAATACCTTCATTTAAATTATGGTCAAGAGTGGCTTAAAGAGAATCTATCTACTTGTAAAGAGGAATTAATGGAAGCTAATAAGGTTAATCTTCCGTTAATTAAAAAGATGTTAGATGAAGTAGCAGATGACGCATCAGTTTTAGCTATGGACAGAGAAGAATTAATGGAAGAATTTATGATTGCTTATCAAGATACATTGATGGAAATAGGTCTAGATAATAGAGAAATTGCAAGAATGGCTATGGCAGCTATCGTCTAA
- a CDS encoding long-chain acyl-[acyl-carrier-protein] reductase has translation MFGLIGHSTSFEDAKRKASMLGFDHIADGDLDVWCTAPPQLVENVEVKSATGISIEGSYIDSCFVPEMLSRFKTARRKVLNAMELAQKKGINITALGGFTSIIFENFNLLQHKQIRNTSLEWERFTTGNTHTAWVICKQLEINAPRIGIDLKKATVAVIGATGDIGSAVCRWLINKTGISELLMVARQQEPLALLQKELDGGTVTSLNEALPQADIVVWVASMPKTIGIDTDNLKKPCLMIDGGYPKNLDEKFQGENIHVLKGGIVEFFNDIGWNMMELAEMRNPQREMFACFAEAMILEFEKCHTNFSWGRNNISLEKMEFIGAASLKHGFSAIGLDKQPNVLTV, from the coding sequence ATGTTTGGGTTAATAGGCCACTCAACCAGTTTTGAAGATGCAAAAAGAAAAGCTTCGATGCTAGGCTTTGATCATATTGCTGATGGCGACTTAGATGTTTGGTGTACTGCTCCTCCTCAGCTTGTTGAAAATGTAGAAGTTAAGAGTGCTACTGGAATATCTATTGAAGGTTCTTATATTGATTCGTGCTTTGTTCCTGAAATGCTTTCTAGATTTAAAACGGCTAGAAGAAAAGTACTAAATGCTATGGAACTAGCTCAGAAAAAAGGGATTAACATTACCGCTTTAGGAGGATTTACTTCTATAATTTTTGAGAATTTTAATCTTCTACAGCATAAACAAATTAGAAATACTTCATTAGAGTGGGAAAGGTTTACTACTGGCAATACTCATACCGCCTGGGTTATTTGTAAGCAACTAGAAATAAATGCGCCTCGCATTGGGATAGACCTTAAAAAAGCAACTGTTGCTGTAATTGGAGCTACAGGCGATATTGGTAGTGCTGTTTGTAGATGGCTTATCAATAAAACTGGGATTTCAGAACTTCTTATGGTAGCAAGACAACAAGAACCACTAGCACTGTTACAAAAAGAATTAGATGGTGGAACCGTAACAAGCTTAAATGAGGCATTGCCTCAGGCGGATATTGTTGTATGGGTTGCAAGTATGCCTAAAACCATTGGAATTGATACAGATAACTTAAAAAAACCATGTTTAATGATTGATGGCGGATACCCCAAAAATCTTGATGAGAAATTTCAGGGTGAAAATATTCATGTTTTAAAAGGAGGTATAGTAGAGTTTTTCAATGATATTGGTTGGAATATGATGGAACTTGCAGAAATGCGAAACCCTCAGCGAGAGATGTTTGCTTGCTTTGCAGAAGCTATGATTTTAGAATTTGAAAAGTGTCATACAAACTTTAGTTGGGGAAGAAATAATATTTCCCTTGAAAAGATGGAGTTTATTGGAGCAGCATCTTTAAAGCATGGTTTTTCTGCAATTGGACTTGATAAGCAGCCTAACGTATTAACTGTTTAA
- a CDS encoding acetyl-CoA carboxylase carboxyltransferase subunit alpha, translating into MAKRYLLDFEKPLVELEKQIEQIKELARDSEVDVSQQLLQLETLAARRREEIFKSLTPAQKIQVARHPQRPSTLDFVQMFCDDWIELHGDRNGGDDMALIGGIGSINNRPVLMLGHQKGRDTKENVVRNFGMAKPGGYRKALRLMQHANRFSLPILTFIDTPGAYAGLKAEEQGQGEAIARNLREMFGFKVPIVATVIGEGGSGGALGIGVADRLLMFEHSVYTVASPEACASILWRDAAKAPEAASALKITGKDLLKLGIIDEVLSEPSGGNNWAPLDAGNTLKEAIEKHLNALLQMPKEELIEERYKKFRVLGKFIEANNIEEIYSEIPPKTE; encoded by the coding sequence ATGGCTAAACGTTACCTCCTTGATTTTGAAAAACCTCTTGTTGAACTTGAGAAGCAGATAGAGCAAATTAAAGAATTAGCTCGAGATTCAGAAGTTGATGTTAGTCAACAGCTTCTGCAACTTGAAACCTTAGCTGCAAGGAGAAGAGAAGAAATATTTAAATCTCTCACCCCTGCTCAAAAGATTCAGGTAGCTAGACATCCTCAAAGACCTAGTACTTTGGATTTTGTTCAAATGTTTTGTGATGACTGGATAGAATTACATGGAGACAGAAATGGTGGCGATGATATGGCACTTATTGGGGGGATAGGTTCGATAAATAATAGACCAGTATTGATGTTAGGGCATCAGAAAGGAAGGGACACAAAAGAAAATGTAGTAAGAAACTTTGGTATGGCAAAACCAGGAGGTTACAGAAAAGCTCTTAGATTAATGCAGCATGCAAATAGATTTTCTTTGCCAATTCTTACATTTATTGACACTCCTGGAGCTTATGCTGGTTTAAAAGCTGAAGAGCAAGGTCAAGGTGAAGCGATTGCAAGAAACCTTCGAGAGATGTTTGGATTTAAAGTTCCAATTGTGGCTACTGTCATTGGAGAAGGAGGTTCTGGAGGAGCACTTGGAATAGGTGTTGCCGATAGGTTACTAATGTTTGAACACAGTGTTTATACAGTTGCTAGTCCAGAAGCATGTGCATCAATTTTGTGGAGAGATGCTGCGAAGGCGCCAGAAGCAGCATCAGCACTTAAAATCACAGGTAAAGATTTACTTAAATTAGGTATAATAGACGAGGTATTATCAGAACCTTCTGGTGGGAATAATTGGGCTCCTTTAGATGCTGGCAACACACTAAAAGAGGCTATCGAGAAACACCTTAACGCTTTACTGCAAATGCCTAAAGAAGAATTGATTGAGGAAAGATACAAAAAATTTAGGGTTTTAGGTAAATTTATCGAAGCAAATAATATTGAAGAGATTTATAGTGAAATCCCCCCAAAAACTGAATAA
- a CDS encoding SDR family oxidoreductase has translation MKSPQKLNNLKLAFITGATKGIGRSTAITFANAGWDLILLSRNMDLMEKLKSELLTTKSKINLVKCDLSNPLEIEHCVNEAIEKYGCPSVLINNAGCAFNGLLAEMELGQWEQTIQINLTSVFQICSLIIPEMRKHGGLVINVSSHASYNAFPQWGAYCVSKSALAMFTKCLREEERSNSIRACTITLGSVNTPLWDSESINSDFDRTSMLSSKEVSETILYMAQKPESQLIEDLTLMPSGGAF, from the coding sequence GTGAAATCCCCCCAAAAACTGAATAACTTGAAACTAGCTTTTATAACAGGTGCTACGAAAGGTATTGGTAGATCCACCGCAATTACTTTTGCCAATGCTGGCTGGGATTTAATTTTACTCTCCAGGAATATGGATTTAATGGAGAAACTAAAGAGCGAACTGTTGACCACTAAATCAAAAATTAACCTAGTAAAATGTGATTTATCTAATCCTCTAGAAATAGAGCATTGTGTTAATGAGGCAATTGAGAAGTATGGGTGCCCTTCAGTATTGATAAATAATGCCGGCTGCGCATTTAATGGCCTTTTAGCTGAAATGGAATTAGGTCAATGGGAACAAACTATTCAAATAAACCTCACAAGTGTTTTTCAAATTTGTAGTTTAATAATTCCTGAAATGAGAAAACATGGTGGTTTAGTTATTAATGTCAGTAGTCATGCCTCTTATAATGCATTTCCCCAATGGGGAGCTTATTGTGTTTCAAAATCTGCACTAGCTATGTTTACTAAATGCCTTAGGGAGGAGGAGAGGTCTAATTCAATAAGAGCATGCACAATAACGCTTGGTTCAGTAAATACTCCTCTTTGGGACTCCGAATCAATAAATTCTGATTTTGATAGAACTTCTATGCTCTCCTCAAAAGAGGTATCAGAAACTATTCTCTACATGGCTCAAAAACCTGAATCACAATTGATCGAAGACTTGACTTTGATGCCTTCTGGCGGAGCCTTTTAA
- the folE gene encoding GTP cyclohydrolase I, with amino-acid sequence MTSTLPNDNIRNFDDQITNKLISEIIRDRIKSSGTRFSANDNISDFINPGELEILEKEIASRVKDLLKSLVIDVENDHNTQETAERVSKMYLNEVFKGRYHEQPKVTSFPNDKNLDEIYTVGPISVRSACSHHLVPILGECWIGIKPGNKVIGLSKFARVADWVFSRPHIQEEAVMILADEIEKLCEPKGLGIIVKAQHYCMKWRGVKEPNTSMINSVVRGDFRHDLSLKQEFFELVKQQSATNNY; translated from the coding sequence ATGACCTCTACATTACCCAACGATAATATTAGAAACTTTGACGACCAGATTACTAATAAACTAATTTCTGAAATTATAAGAGACAGAATTAAGAGTTCTGGTACAAGATTTAGTGCTAACGATAATATTTCTGATTTTATAAATCCTGGTGAATTAGAAATTTTAGAAAAAGAAATAGCCTCAAGAGTTAAAGACTTACTAAAGTCCCTCGTAATTGATGTTGAGAATGATCATAATACTCAAGAAACTGCTGAAAGAGTATCAAAAATGTATCTAAATGAAGTTTTTAAAGGTAGATATCATGAACAACCTAAAGTTACAAGTTTCCCAAATGACAAGAATCTTGATGAAATTTATACAGTTGGTCCAATTTCGGTCAGATCTGCATGTTCACATCACCTAGTTCCAATTCTAGGAGAATGTTGGATAGGTATAAAACCTGGAAATAAAGTCATAGGACTTTCAAAATTTGCGAGAGTTGCTGATTGGGTTTTTTCCAGACCTCATATTCAGGAAGAAGCTGTAATGATCCTTGCAGATGAAATTGAAAAACTTTGCGAACCTAAAGGTTTAGGCATTATTGTAAAGGCCCAACATTATTGTATGAAGTGGAGGGGAGTCAAAGAACCAAATACAAGCATGATTAATTCTGTGGTGAGAGGCGATTTTAGACACGATTTAAGTTTGAAACAAGAATTTTTTGAGCTTGTAAAACAGCAGTCAGCTACTAATAATTACTAA
- a CDS encoding phosphoribosylanthranilate isomerase, protein MPKSNTLIKICGLTSAEQALQVAKLGAHAIGIISVEESPRYVSAEIKKNIFTTLERLYPKIERVSVVQNCPIDLIIKNFLGHPSETIIQLHGDEDIDYCKEIRKKIPNIGLWKAFRIKTKKDIDKIKPFEDFVDAILLDSWNKETYGGSGKKINSIYLKNLQFSKPWWLAGGISIEWIDEILTEVKPDGLDISSSIEISPGLKDINKTEGLLKFLKRN, encoded by the coding sequence ATGCCCAAGAGTAATACTTTAATTAAAATTTGTGGCCTAACGTCAGCAGAACAAGCTTTGCAAGTCGCAAAATTAGGAGCGCATGCTATAGGTATTATTTCAGTGGAAGAGTCACCAAGATATGTATCAGCTGAAATTAAGAAAAATATTTTTACAACCTTAGAAAGGTTGTATCCAAAAATCGAGAGGGTATCTGTTGTACAAAATTGTCCAATAGACTTAATTATTAAAAATTTCTTAGGACACCCAAGTGAAACTATCATTCAATTACATGGAGATGAAGATATTGATTATTGCAAAGAAATAAGGAAAAAAATTCCAAATATTGGCCTATGGAAGGCTTTCAGAATAAAAACGAAAAAAGATATCGATAAAATTAAACCTTTTGAGGATTTTGTAGACGCGATACTACTCGACTCTTGGAACAAAGAAACTTATGGAGGTTCAGGGAAAAAAATAAACTCTATTTATCTAAAGAATCTGCAATTTAGTAAACCTTGGTGGTTAGCAGGTGGGATATCAATTGAATGGATTGATGAAATCCTTACTGAAGTCAAACCAGACGGATTAGATATTTCAAGTAGTATTGAGATATCTCCGGGTTTAAAAGATATTAATAAAACAGAGGGTCTTTTAAAATTTTTAAAAAGAAATTAG
- a CDS encoding site-2 protease family protein: protein MRSWQIFKIWGIPFKVHPYWFAILFLFSWSIRNQVNLTSGDIYSIKESWIIGFLTSFFLLSSIIFHEVFHTLVSLNQGVKIKKITFYFLGAILQIDKYCQTALGNIKIAIVRPLLCFATASILLLISNNSASQEQIAVNVISRVGIFNLFLGFLNLIPIGSLDGGNLLKSIIWHFSGSKNKGRNFLNKVNLLLSFFVLFFGIICLFRFNFYFGFIFSFLGLFGINSSKSESQFFKIENILKFSKVSEIKLKPLRKIEYDSNFSEFNKLIKNKKDTSDKYFFVTNNGRWTGFVDENILKTVSLKKWERNFVGDFKKPIDSFESVSYNDKLWRTVERLEETNEGFLLVLNAADIPLGIIDRSKIGNFVLNRLGFNLPSDIVDKLNFKNNYPLGIELPRIINSMKQKGDL, encoded by the coding sequence TTGAGAAGTTGGCAAATTTTTAAAATATGGGGAATTCCCTTTAAAGTACATCCTTATTGGTTTGCTATTCTCTTTTTATTCTCATGGAGTATAAGAAATCAGGTTAATTTAACTTCAGGTGATATTTATAGTATTAAAGAATCTTGGATTATAGGATTTTTAACTTCTTTTTTCTTATTATCTTCAATTATTTTTCATGAGGTTTTTCATACGCTTGTTTCACTTAATCAGGGGGTAAAAATAAAAAAAATTACTTTTTATTTTTTAGGAGCAATTTTACAAATAGATAAGTATTGTCAAACTGCTTTAGGTAATATAAAAATTGCAATTGTTAGACCTCTTTTATGTTTCGCTACAGCATCTATCTTACTTTTAATTAGTAATAACAGTGCATCTCAGGAACAAATAGCAGTTAATGTAATTTCAAGAGTAGGTATATTTAATTTATTCTTAGGCTTCTTAAATTTGATTCCAATTGGTTCTTTAGATGGAGGGAATTTATTAAAAAGTATTATTTGGCATTTCTCAGGGAGTAAAAATAAAGGAAGAAATTTCCTCAATAAAGTAAATTTATTATTATCTTTTTTTGTTTTATTTTTTGGGATAATTTGTTTATTTAGATTTAACTTTTACTTTGGTTTTATTTTTTCTTTTTTGGGCTTGTTTGGAATTAATTCTTCAAAATCTGAAAGTCAATTTTTTAAAATTGAAAACATACTTAAATTTAGTAAAGTTTCTGAGATCAAATTAAAACCTTTGAGGAAAATTGAATACGATTCGAATTTCTCAGAATTTAATAAGTTAATAAAAAATAAGAAGGATACATCGGATAAATATTTTTTTGTTACGAATAATGGTAGATGGACCGGTTTTGTTGATGAGAATATCTTAAAGACTGTTTCCTTAAAAAAATGGGAACGGAACTTTGTTGGAGATTTTAAGAAACCAATCGATAGTTTTGAAAGTGTATCTTATAACGATAAATTATGGAGAACTGTAGAAAGACTTGAAGAAACAAATGAAGGTTTTTTATTGGTTCTCAATGCTGCAGATATCCCTTTGGGGATAATTGATAGGTCAAAAATTGGAAACTTTGTGTTGAATAGATTAGGTTTTAATTTGCCTTCAGATATTGTTGACAAATTAAACTTTAAAAATAATTATCCCCTAGGAATTGAATTGCCGAGAATAATTAATTCAATGAAGCAGAAAGGAGATCTTTAA
- a CDS encoding lipoyl protein ligase domain-containing protein: MKIIINKPAKLILGIENQALIFSTNNLPGFDQMALDLNSLDQTISNPEIILTLRFYYWTGDWLSIGYHQKEIPLHWKNLLSNGEINIVRRPSGGGAVLHSGGITYALTFKKTYYKVFSYEMVNNWLIKSFRELGLNLQYGNSRKSSIKTNCFGTSLISDLVDQDGFKRIGSAQFRKKGAFLQHGEIQTNPSRDLWFKLFKEEAPPKVNLKLTNDEIVQHLRNSFLKNKSNINFKNIAIDNKK, from the coding sequence TTGAAAATTATCATAAATAAACCTGCAAAGTTAATTTTGGGAATTGAAAATCAGGCTTTAATTTTTTCAACAAATAATTTACCTGGATTTGATCAAATGGCATTAGATTTAAATTCTTTAGATCAGACAATTTCGAATCCTGAAATAATTCTCACATTGAGGTTCTACTATTGGACTGGGGATTGGCTTTCAATTGGCTATCACCAAAAGGAAATTCCTCTTCATTGGAAAAATTTATTATCAAATGGGGAAATTAATATTGTTAGACGTCCCTCAGGAGGGGGAGCTGTTCTGCATTCAGGAGGCATAACATATGCATTAACATTTAAAAAAACTTACTATAAAGTCTTTAGTTATGAAATGGTTAATAATTGGTTAATTAAAAGTTTTAGAGAATTAGGCCTCAACTTACAGTATGGAAATTCACGAAAATCAAGTATTAAAACAAATTGTTTTGGGACTTCATTAATTTCCGATTTAGTTGATCAGGATGGGTTTAAGAGAATAGGTAGTGCTCAATTTCGTAAAAAAGGAGCATTCCTTCAACATGGAGAAATTCAAACAAATCCTTCAAGAGATTTGTGGTTCAAATTATTCAAAGAAGAAGCTCCACCAAAAGTAAATTTAAAACTAACAAATGATGAAATAGTTCAACATTTGAGAAATTCATTCCTGAAAAATAAATCAAATATAAATTTTAAAAATATTGCAATAGATAATAAAAAATAG